In one window of Anaerolineales bacterium DNA:
- the jag gene encoding RNA-binding cell elongation regulator Jag/EloR encodes PEAFDVEVIDEGGRGFLGLGNRQVRVRLTIRTSASQEAQDERRSQEPAEAVPQMEGEDAEVVRVARETVAELLQRMDIRGDVEASWGESDEEGRIRPLLVDIHGDDLNVLIGRRGKTLYALQYITRLILGKELKRPVAVVIDVEGYRARKEKQLRRLARRMAQQALETGRTMTLEPMAPNERRIIHIELRDDPNVKTVSVGEGDRRKVTIVPVR; translated from the coding sequence CTCCTGAAGCTTTCGACGTCGAGGTCATCGACGAAGGCGGGCGCGGCTTTCTCGGATTGGGAAACCGGCAAGTAAGAGTACGGCTTACGATACGCACCTCTGCGTCGCAGGAGGCGCAGGACGAGCGGCGGTCTCAAGAACCCGCCGAAGCGGTGCCCCAAATGGAAGGCGAGGATGCCGAAGTCGTGCGGGTCGCGCGCGAGACGGTCGCCGAGCTGCTGCAGCGCATGGACATCCGCGGAGACGTCGAAGCCAGCTGGGGAGAATCGGACGAGGAAGGAAGGATCCGCCCACTTCTCGTCGACATTCACGGCGATGACCTGAACGTTCTGATCGGCCGCCGCGGCAAGACGCTTTACGCGCTGCAGTACATCACCCGTCTGATTCTGGGCAAGGAGCTCAAACGTCCGGTCGCCGTTGTGATCGACGTCGAGGGCTATCGCGCTCGTAAGGAAAAACAACTGCGCAGGCTCGCGCGCCGCATGGCACAGCAAGCGCTGGAAACCGGCCGTACCATGACCCTCGAACCGATGGCGCCCAACGAGCGGCGCATCATCCACATCGAACTACGCGACGACCCGAACGTCAAGACCGTCAGCGTCGGTGAAGGGGATCGTCGAAAAGTCACCATCGTTCCCGTCCGCTAG
- a CDS encoding ParA family protein: MTRIYTLVNQKGGVGKTTTAINLGAYLAKMGQKVLLVDLDPQANATSCLGINHAEIKVGTYDVLIGRKPAAESTLINPKLKMSLMPSSPALAGAQVELVGIDGREKLLQEALAPITGQYDYILIDCPPSLGLLTINGLMAASHGVIIPIQCEYLALEGLTQLMKTLQRVRSSLFPALAIRGMLLTMYDSRTNLSKDVVDEVRQHFPGRVFHAIIPRSIRLAEAPSHGVPILAYDPGSPGAAAYQSLAQEILQGDGVDLREASKKV; the protein is encoded by the coding sequence ATGACTCGAATATACACCCTGGTCAACCAGAAGGGCGGCGTGGGCAAGACGACAACGGCGATCAACCTCGGCGCTTACCTGGCGAAAATGGGACAAAAAGTGCTGCTCGTGGATCTCGATCCACAAGCCAACGCCACGTCCTGCCTGGGCATCAACCACGCCGAGATCAAGGTCGGCACGTACGACGTCCTCATTGGCCGCAAACCGGCCGCTGAAAGCACGTTGATCAATCCGAAATTGAAAATGTCCTTGATGCCCTCATCCCCTGCCTTGGCGGGCGCACAAGTCGAATTGGTGGGAATCGACGGCCGGGAAAAGCTACTGCAGGAGGCCCTGGCGCCGATCACGGGTCAATACGACTACATCTTGATCGATTGCCCGCCGTCGTTGGGACTGCTGACGATCAATGGATTGATGGCCGCATCCCATGGCGTGATCATCCCCATCCAATGCGAGTATCTTGCCCTCGAAGGACTGACCCAGCTCATGAAGACGCTTCAACGTGTACGCAGCAGTCTCTTTCCCGCACTGGCAATTCGAGGTATGCTGCTGACGATGTACGACAGCCGGACCAACCTCTCGAAGGACGTCGTCGATGAAGTGCGCCAACACTTCCCCGGCAGAGTTTTCCATGCGATCATCCCCCGCAGCATTCGTTTGGCAGAAGCGCCGTCCCATGGGGTGCCGATCCTAGCATACGATCCGGGCTCTCCCGGAGCCGCCGCCTATCAATCCCTGGCGCAGGAAATCCTGCAAGGTGACGGCGTGGACCTGCGCGAAGCCAGTAAAAAAGTGTGA
- a CDS encoding ParB/RepB/Spo0J family partition protein yields MSRKRGLGKGLDALIPTGEEQPEVESGVLQVPIDDIVPNPRQPRANFDEQGLQSLADSIREHGVLQPLMVARGSEAEGYVLIAGERRLQAARIAGLATVPVIVRQADDQQSLEWALVENLQRTDLNPLEAAQGYEQLASEFGLSHEQIAKRVGKSRTAISNTLRLLKLSPAVRKALLDGTIHEGHARALLALSSAQAQSAALQTILQNDFSVRQAESLVRRLTGEKKQSAPVKKKTPEETALEDQLRQALGTKVSLQQSKGSGRIIIHFYSDEELNALIEYLLGSS; encoded by the coding sequence ATGAGCCGCAAGCGAGGTCTTGGAAAAGGTCTGGACGCTCTCATTCCGACGGGCGAAGAGCAGCCGGAAGTTGAAAGCGGCGTGCTCCAGGTTCCTATCGACGACATCGTTCCCAATCCGCGCCAGCCGAGAGCGAACTTCGACGAGCAAGGCCTGCAATCCCTGGCAGACTCGATCCGGGAGCACGGTGTCCTGCAGCCTCTGATGGTCGCGAGAGGTTCCGAGGCGGAAGGTTACGTGCTGATCGCCGGTGAGCGGCGGCTGCAAGCGGCGCGAATCGCCGGTCTGGCGACAGTTCCGGTCATCGTACGCCAGGCAGACGACCAGCAAAGTCTGGAATGGGCGCTCGTCGAGAATCTGCAGCGGACGGACCTGAATCCGCTCGAGGCGGCGCAGGGATACGAACAATTGGCCAGCGAATTCGGGCTGTCCCACGAGCAGATCGCAAAACGTGTGGGCAAGAGCCGCACGGCGATCAGCAACACCTTACGGCTGCTCAAACTCTCTCCGGCCGTGCGCAAAGCGCTGCTCGATGGAACGATACACGAAGGGCATGCCCGCGCTTTGCTGGCTCTCTCCAGCGCGCAGGCGCAATCGGCCGCGCTGCAAACGATCTTGCAAAATGACTTCAGCGTCCGTCAGGCGGAATCCCTGGTGCGCCGGCTGACGGGGGAAAAAAAGCAATCGGCGCCGGTGAAGAAGAAAACGCCGGAGGAAACTGCCCTCGAGGATCAACTGCGCCAGGCGCTGGGCACCAAAGTGAGTCTGCAGCAAAGCAAAGGCAGCGGCAGGATCATCATCCACTTTTACTCCGACGAAGAGTTGAACGCCCTCATCGAATACCTGCTGGGATCTTCGTAG
- a CDS encoding ketopantoate reductase family protein translates to MHYIIYGTGAVGGLIGGRLALSGQRVTFLARPHVAEALRTNGLTLQTDGTRTRLAQPETITELRAAFSDPPADLIVLTVKAYDCRSAAQDIQAAAVARIPVLSMLNGVGNEQTLAELLGEDRVLSGTLTTAVQHLEPGLIRIERERGVGLVQDRAIVPGIAAELRQAGFDVRLYHDRARLKWSKLLTNIVANASSAILGWPPERIFAHPGLARLEIEALRETMRVMRGLGISPQNLPGVPVALLGRAIFLPAGVIRPVLGKVVAKGRGEKLPSFHYDIGKGRSEVEWLNGAVVHQGSEQGIATPANRTLTDAMLELTKHQTDPKLFRDDPERLLRRAREIGVPGI, encoded by the coding sequence ATGCACTACATAATCTACGGTACGGGAGCAGTCGGCGGTCTGATTGGCGGCCGGCTTGCCTTGTCCGGCCAGCGTGTTACGTTCCTGGCGCGTCCGCACGTCGCTGAAGCGCTGCGTACAAACGGGCTGACTCTGCAGACAGACGGTACTCGCACGCGCCTGGCGCAGCCCGAAACCATCACGGAGCTGCGCGCCGCATTTTCTGATCCTCCGGCGGATCTGATCGTCCTCACCGTGAAAGCGTACGATTGCCGTTCCGCGGCGCAGGACATCCAGGCTGCCGCCGTGGCCCGAATTCCCGTTCTTTCGATGCTCAACGGCGTTGGCAACGAGCAGACGCTGGCCGAGCTGCTCGGCGAGGACCGAGTCCTCTCGGGCACGCTGACCACTGCGGTGCAGCACCTGGAGCCGGGACTGATCCGCATCGAAAGGGAGCGCGGGGTGGGATTGGTGCAGGATCGAGCGATCGTACCGGGCATCGCAGCGGAACTGCGCCAGGCCGGATTCGACGTCCGGCTCTACCACGATCGTGCGCGCCTGAAGTGGTCCAAATTGCTGACCAACATCGTCGCCAATGCCAGTTCAGCCATCCTGGGATGGCCGCCCGAACGCATATTCGCCCACCCCGGCCTGGCCCGGCTGGAGATCGAAGCCCTGCGAGAGACGATGCGCGTGATGCGAGGCCTGGGAATCAGCCCGCAAAATCTGCCCGGCGTACCCGTGGCCCTGCTCGGGCGGGCGATCTTCCTGCCGGCGGGGGTCATCCGTCCCGTGCTGGGGAAAGTCGTAGCAAAAGGCCGAGGGGAAAAGCTGCCGTCCTTCCACTACGACATCGGCAAAGGCCGCAGCGAAGTGGAATGGTTGAATGGCGCCGTCGTGCACCAGGGAAGCGAGCAAGGCATTGCTACACCGGCAAATCGGACGCTCACAGACGCGATGCTCGAGCTGACGAAGCACCAGACGGATCCGAAATTATTTCGGGATGACCCTGAAAGGCTGCTGAGGCGCGCCAGGGAAATTGGCGTTC
- a CDS encoding PfkB family carbohydrate kinase, with protein MASLPEIRRSSKPTPIDYLVIGHIAKDQSPQGDEIGGTAAYAGRTAQAHDLSVGVLTSYAGDLNLSPLNGLDIRNVSSAATTTFENLYTARGRDQFLRSVAEPIHAAAVPEKWQQTPLVHLGPIANEVSPDLIGCFAEAFIGLTPQGWLRRWNEDGKIHLMHWETIRDVLPLADAVVLSLEDLDNVPQTVPAVAENCRLLVVTDGPNGAWVHFKGQRRHFPAPRMVEVDPTGAGDIFAAAFFIHVQRHRDPWEAARLATELASKSVMRTGIESSPSREEVRALQAEVR; from the coding sequence ATGGCATCTCTTCCGGAGATTCGTCGTTCGAGCAAACCCACGCCCATCGATTACCTCGTCATCGGCCACATCGCAAAGGACCAATCCCCGCAGGGAGATGAGATCGGGGGGACTGCAGCGTATGCCGGCCGGACGGCGCAGGCACACGATTTGTCTGTCGGCGTTCTGACCTCGTACGCCGGGGATCTCAACCTGAGCCCCTTAAACGGTTTGGACATCCGCAACGTTTCGTCCGCAGCCACGACGACCTTCGAAAATCTTTACACCGCCCGGGGACGCGACCAGTTCTTACGCAGCGTAGCTGAACCCATTCACGCAGCTGCCGTCCCTGAGAAATGGCAGCAAACACCGCTCGTGCATCTCGGACCGATCGCCAACGAGGTGAGCCCGGATCTGATCGGATGCTTTGCGGAGGCGTTCATCGGTCTGACGCCGCAGGGCTGGCTGCGCAGATGGAACGAAGACGGAAAAATCCATCTCATGCATTGGGAGACCATTCGAGACGTCCTGCCGCTGGCCGATGCGGTCGTTCTCAGCCTGGAAGACCTCGATAACGTTCCCCAGACCGTTCCAGCCGTGGCGGAAAACTGCCGGCTGCTCGTCGTCACCGATGGACCGAACGGGGCATGGGTACATTTCAAAGGTCAGCGGCGGCATTTTCCTGCCCCGCGCATGGTGGAAGTAGATCCGACCGGCGCCGGGGATATCTTCGCCGCTGCATTTTTCATCCACGTTCAACGCCATCGAGATCCGTGGGAAGCGGCCCGTCTGGCGACGGAATTGGCCTCTAAATCCGTCATGCGAACGGGCATCGAAAGCTCGCCGTCGCGGGAAGAAGTGCGAGCTTTGCAGGCAGAGGTGCGTTGA